The genomic stretch AACCCGATATCTTGATGGTGACCAAAAGGCTGAGGCCACCAtggctccattcccttctctgaactcactccagcacctcaaggactttcttggcgtgaggggcccacATGAAGTGATGCAACCCTGGAGAGCAAATTCGGGCTGGACCGATGAGCCTCTCCATCCCCCTCCAGCCCAACCCCGACCTATTCATCGCCTCCTGCACGTCCCCACACCTGCAGCTCCCTCGAGGGCAAATTCTCCCTGACCTTCCCCCTTGTCCCAGCAGCCTGACCTACTACATGTCCACATGCTGAGCTGGACCACACTGAGCATCCCTGAGCAAAGCATCCCCAGGATCCCACCTTCATGGGGCAAACGGCTCCCTCCGCAGCCACCTCGGGACGTCACAAATCAGGATGAGCAAAGAGCTCGATGGGCCAAAGTTGGAGAGGGTGAGCGGGAGCCCTCTCCatgtccccccgcccccggcgtGAGCACATGGCTCACTGCTTCCCACAAGCATGCGTTTTTGTGACAGAGATTAATTGAAGGTCAGCGAGAGCCCAGAGTgctatacatacatatacatacacagaaaaGAGGGACTAGTTTAGACAAATCACTCCACCTTTCAGTCACAGCGGTTTTCAAAGGGCCCCCGAGGGGCTCTGAACGCAAGATGGATCAGCGGATTAAATCCCTCGTTCAGGGCGCCCAACGGGCTGGAAATGCACTGTCAAGTGTAATTGTGGAGCGTTTGGGCCTCACACTGATGGGCCGTGAGGTGGGAAACAGGACAATGAGCCCAGACACCAAATCCAGAGGAAAGTGGATCTTTCTCCATGGTGCAGTGATACCACCAGCCCTGACATCTCCTGCCCTGGGAAACTGCTCCGGAGCAGCTGGGCAAGGTAGAGATGGGGGCAACAGGGATGTGTGGCACACCCATGGATGCCCATGTCCCCCATCACTTCTCACACCAGCCCCATCACCATGTTCTGCCCATGCTAAACCCCCCCCACCCTTTAATCTCTACTCTTCAGCTCCCCAAATGTTCCAGTCTCAGGATGGATCCGCCCCAAAGGCTTCCCATTGCCATCGCTTGGCTTCAAAACACGGTCCACAAGCCCTTGAGCAGGTGAGAAGGGCTCCTGCCTCCTACCTGGGGGGCTTCTGTGGGTGGCAGCGTGGCAGGACTGGGTGGCAAAGCTGTGCTTTTATCTGTGAGGTCTGCAGTCCTGGAGGTGCTCGGTTTTGGCAGGGACCTGGGCTTGGCCGTGCTGGTGGGGACAAGCCGTGACGTGGCCACTCCTGTCGATGTGCTGGTTTCGAGGACGGAGGTGGTGGGTGTCTCCAGGGTGGTGGCGCGGGTGGCGGCTGCCTTGGTGACAAAGGGGGGCAGGAACCTCCGGATGGTGGTGGGTTTGGCAGTGGGCAcggtggtgctggtggtggtggtggccaCGGCGGTGGTGGCAGCCGCGGTGGTGGTCGTAGTGGTAGAGGAGTCGCTGGCAGTGGTACTGGTGGTGGTTGCTTTCCAACTGGGGATCACTGGTGTCTCTGTCACCCTAGGGATATACAAGACGCTGGGTGTCTGCTCGGGGGTGGTGTCCTCAGCGGGGAACGGTTCGAAGGGGGTGACCACGGGCTGCACCGAGGTGATGGGCAGCACGGCCGCCGTGGTGGGGAGCGTGACGGACGTGTCCGTGGTGAGGCCTCCTGCCGTCTCGAGCCCCGACTCCTGCTCAAaatctgaaagagagaaaaacaaaggtgaagctgctgctgccctggcgTTTCCCAGGGCTGACATCCCCGAAAACCCAAGAGAATAGGCTGGTTATGGGCTCAGCAGAAACCAAGGGCTGCAAATTCCCATGTGGTGGCTAAAGCTCCTCTCTAGGGTCAGTGAAAGCTCTATAGCATTGGCAAATGCTGTCGTGCTGGGGAGAGGCTGATCCTGTCCAGTATGACCAGAGACAGAAGTAGGAAATGGAGACACCTGAGCCCAGCCTTTGGGATGGTTCCATTTGGTTTTGTccaggagagggcaggagggggactCCGGAGATGGGCAAGGGGTGATGCCTTCCCTCACATtccccctcctgtcccaccGAGACCTCCCGGGGACCCTTCCCCAGGAGCCCCACAGCTACTTACACCCTGAGCCGGAGCCCGAGTAGACATCATCCAGTTCATCGTCCCCAAAGGGGTCATCGTCCCCAGAGCCCTCCAGGTCCACAGGCCTCTCGTAGTTCTCATTGCGCCAGCGCTGAGCCTGCAGCCGAGCGGGGAGAGACGTGAGCCCCACCAAACCAAGAGTGGTCCTTGCACCAacagccccgggcagcccccgcgGGGTGGCACACggtgaccggcctgtgctgggctctggggaggccaaacctcgaaccctggggcagttctgggcccctcacgccaagaaaggccttggggtgctggagcgagttgagagaagggaacggagctggtgaggggccggagcacaagggtgatgggagcggctgagggagctgggcgggttggacttgatgatcttgatggtctcttccaaccaaaacgattctatgattctaagatgaAGGGATTGGGAGCGCAAGCAGTTGCTCTCCAGCTGAGCCACCCCAAACcatgttggtttgttgtttttttttttttctcaaaacaatTTGTTGTTGCAAATCTTTCAGACAAGCTGACATTTTGTGGAGAGCTCACATTGATTCCAGTAACATTTCCCATGGAAATGAGCCCTCtggaaaaagggaggaaaaaaaccaactgctTTTGGAAACACTTAGAAAAATTATCAGTTTGGCTCCCCAGCTAGctattgtttcattttagattattttcatGTGATTCCTGGCACAGGTGTGAGAATAACACACTATCAGCTGCCATAACTTGGAAAGTCTCAATACGAAACAATATCAGACTTCAAATATTCCACAGCTCTGCAGCGCTGCTAAAACTTGAAGAGCCCTTGCTAGTAGGACTCTTAAACATCTTGTTTTGCAGATCAAAGTATCTCCCTTTTGTGTTGCAAGGAAAGAGTTTGACACTTCATTACAAACCAAACAAGTAGGCTTTGATCTGCAAGACAGCATCAGATGTTCCAAGATGTAACAAGCCAGGTTAGcgcttaaatttaaaataaagggGTAGAAGGGTCCCCTTCACCTATTATAGCATTTTACCTCTTGACAACAGCTTCaagattctttgttttcattcccGATTGGAACaaaaaagagttttgaaaaGTACAGAATGTCCCACGACATAGAAATTTGGGACTGGCCTCAGTTTTTAACCCCACATCTCTTCTGCTGGAGCCCATCAGCTGGACGGGGAGAGAAAACccggcagccctgggctgtggtgAGATGCTGGGGCTGCGAGGAGCGAGGACACTTCCAGGGCTGCCGGATGATCGCTGCCACCAAGCCCAGGCTAAGGAGATACCTGCTGCCCAAACCCTGCCTGTATCGTCACCGGGGTGCTGCAGATGTACCCCTTGTGTCATACGCCCACGGTGACAGCGTGAgcacatccctggggacatAAATCCCTCGGGAAGGTCAAGGGGAGTTGGGTTTTTAAGCGTCTGTGTCTCCTGAAAGCACTGTTGAGGTTTTTCTGTCTGAATCTGGTCCTTTATCTCCTGCAGTAGCATCTCTCTTCCCTGTCGCCACTAGTCATACCCTGCCAGTCCCCAACGTGCCACACACTTGCCAAACCACTGGGAATACTCAAGTCTTTGCCCCGAAGACAATGCGCCATCCCGGAGTTTCAAACACAGGGTCCCCTTACACGCCCCCGCTCCACGGCTTGGCTGGACCGGCCGGGAACGGCAGCCAAGGGCTGCAGCAGCGCAAATCACACCCAAATCCTGCGCTAAGAGCCTTGGAAAGCGAGTGAGAGCTCAGGGCCTTTGGCCCCGCACCATCGGAGCTGAGCAGGGAGATTAGAGAGGCTTCGGTCCCTCTCCATCCTCTGTGCGTATCTAACCCCCCCGGCACAGCGCACACCGcatctttccctctcctcttgcTTCATCAGGGTGGGTGATACCATttaacagtggaaaaaatgtaaaactcaGGTAAAAAGTCCCACTGACACACTCAGCACTCCCACGAGCAGCTCTCCACATTCACCAGAGGATTTGCGTACTTAAAAGATGGGGAAACCAAGGCAGACATGGGACCTGCCCAGCACCCCGTGAATGGTACAAACACGCTTGTACAAACCCCTCTGCATCTTCAGACGTGTCCTGGGGGACGGGGACCAGCTGCTTTGGGTCTTCCTAAATTCCCTGCACACCCTTGCTCGCGCAGCCCTCCTTCCCTAGGCAGGGAGGATTAGGACGTTCTGTTCTGTAGGGTGTTCCCACTCCATGGCAGAGCTTTTGCAGAAACTCCTTCCATTCCTAAAACTTACCCCAAACATTAAACCCAAAATGCGCTGCCATTGCAAAAACTTCCCTGCTGAGTGTCTGGCTTTCACATTGGGAGGAGGGGAGCCTTAGAAATCCATCTTTAACCACGGGGAGAGGCTGGTGAACCTCCCCGGGATGCTCTCAGGCCCTTTGCTGATAGCCATCGGCATGGCAACGGTCGCCATGGAAACCGCCTCCTCCATGGTGACACATCCATGGCTGGTGCAGCGCGATGGGTGGTGTCCTCCAGTGCATCCACCCAAACTGGGGCTGGGGTCTTCTTCCCGGGGGCatcagaggaaaagaggaattaAACGGCCTCATGGGTGAAATGGGGACAAAGCCACTTCTGAAAGCACGAGGAAGCCCCCAGGGGAGAAATCCCGGCTCAAGTCCAGGCATCTGCTTTCTGTGGGACTTTGCGGGGAGTTGGAGCATCCCCCCATATCCCAGCCGCCCTGACTGGGGGTTTACCTGCCCCAGTCCAGGTGGTTGAAGTGACTGGGGATATTTCCAGCCCTCCTGGATGTGGACAGAAGCTTGAGAGTTTTCCCTGAGGGaattggaaaggaaataaaaagctgaaatttggTGGTTTCTAAGGCAGACACGATGGTTCATGCCCGGAGCTTGGGCTGGTGGTGATATGGCACAAAGCTGGGTGGTAAAATCATTTCCCTGGCACATGTGTAGTGCTCGCTGGTAcggagagcagagctgggtaACCCTGGCGTGAAGCAAACCCCAGAAAAGCATCAGGTGCCTCCTCCAACCCATTCTGGCCACAGCCCCGGGTACCAGGCACGGGGGCTTGGGATGGGCAGGCTCCTGCTGGCACAGCGAGCTGGGGATGGAGGCAGTTTTATCCCGTGGGATGGATGTTCATGGCcatcagcagcctccagcacaACTCTGGGACATGAGACGGGGCAAAGGCAGGGGAAGGGATGAACGTGGAGAGCATCAGCAGGGATGACCAGCCTGCTCCACATCCCAACAAGTGGGCaactaaagaggaaaaagaagattgATTCAGCATGAAAACAGCCTGTAGAACAGGCTGGTGTGATGCAGGTGAGCACAAGGACCTGCTTGCTGTccatccctccccatcccttgATGCCAAGCACAGCTTCTTGTCTCTGCATCCCATCCCGCTcgcaaaacaaacagcaaaaccaaaaagccaaaGTCCCAAAGGTCTGTTTGCATTTCAGCCCAGTGAGACAGCTCTGGGAAGCCCAAAGATCCGCTCCCAGatctgcagccctgggacaggACAAGGTAGCAGAATGTGCTTGCCAGGATAGAGCAATGCAAATGCAATGGCAGGATTCAAAAGCAACAATTTGCCCTGCAAAGGAGATGCCAAATCCGGCCACATCGGAAAGCTCAGAATGACACAGCCAGGGTCAGCAATCCATCAGGGGCTGAAAGCCCTTTTCTCTGGGAAAACGCATTTAAACTGAGAACTTACTGCAGGAAAAGCATTGATTATTTCTACGATATTTTCTATGGGATATTTTCAGTTAATCACCCCCTGAAAGCAGCTTTTGGGTGTTTTGTATAGAAAACCTTAATAACTCACCTCAACACGTGATTTAGTGACGCTATAAACAGTTGAAATAATACAAACTTGCACATAAAGTTGGAATGAAAACATTGTTTCTGAACCTTAAGGACTCCACAATTCTTTTCCtattgcaaaaaaagaaatcactgaatTTCCACTCTTCAATCCAAGGCcgcaagttaaaaataaatctgttggAAAGCTGCTCCAGACAGCAGCTCAGTGTCACCAGGACCAGCTGCTTTGGGAAAAGACCTCGATGTCCCAGCATTGTCAGTCCTGGTCGAGATTTTCCCTGAGGACTGATGCTAAAGACCAACGGAGCATGGCTGGAGTTTGGGGGTGCAAGATGCTGGTGGAAACCAGGGGCTGATGCTCATGGCCAGCAAAGATCTCACTCGCAAAACGTGGTGTGAGCTTGGGCAAGCAGCAGCCAGTGATTTTGTGTAACTTCATTCTTTCCCAGATTAATTAAGCCCCTGAATAACAGCTGCCTAAACCCCAGTGCATTTTGATTTAATAGGGCGGTTATTTTATGCAAGGAAAATAATCATTAACATTTACCGAAGAGCGGCAATTATTCCAGCTTTGTATCGATTCTCCGCTGCCAATGCAGGCAACGCTGCGAGGAGCCGGGCTGGGAGCGgctgctccccaaaacctgccTTCGGTTTAATCATTGCTTGGGGAATATAATGAACCGCCGGCCCAGGCTCAGCTATTCGAACagcatcttttcttcctcctccttgggATCATCTGTCTCATTTTTTTATCCTGATTCTTCAATGGATTAGCGCCAGATCCTACCCCACTACAATAAATATCCGCGAGCCAGGGTTGGCATGAAAAATAGCAAACCTTCCAATGTAAATTGTTGCTAACACCTCATCTCCCAGCACGCTCTGCTTTTTACCTCCAGGGAAgtgaagaataaagaaaaaaaataaaaccaaacacacaaacaaaagtCCTCACCTCCTGCTGCATGTGAAACGAGGGATAAGGAGGCACAAAGGAGCCCAGCAAGGCTCGGCTGGGGTTGCATCAAGCAGCTGAGGTGGCTTCTTGGGTGGCAGGTCCCCCTAAACCCAAAGCACCCCTGGGGACCACCCTGTTTGGCTCCTGTGGTTCAAAGCCCAGCCCTTGGCCCCACAGCTGTGGGTCTGGCCAGGGCTGATGGAGCACTTGGCTGGAAACGATGCTCTGGGCAGATGTGGGAGCCGGGCAGGA from Caloenas nicobarica isolate bCalNic1 chromosome 23, bCalNic1.hap1, whole genome shotgun sequence encodes the following:
- the SDC3 gene encoding syndecan-3, translated to MPGEVPPPAPRGLRSLTVLLLLLSARAALAQRWRNENYERPVDLEGSGDDDPFGDDELDDVYSGSGSGYFEQESGLETAGGLTTDTSVTLPTTAAVLPITSVQPVVTPFEPFPAEDTTPEQTPSVLYIPRVTETPVIPSWKATTTSTTASDSSTTTTTTAAATTAVATTTTSTTVPTAKPTTIRRFLPPFVTKAAATRATTLETPTTSVLETSTSTGVATSRLVPTSTAKPRSLPKPSTSRTADLTDKSTALPPSPATLPPTEAPQMEPGEVTTALDNEPEVPVSSSPSGDFEIREEEETTRPELGNEVLAVVTPPPGPALGKNPEPGLVDNTIDSGNSAAQLPQKNILERKEVLIAVIVGGVVGALFAAFLVMLLIYRMKKKDEGSYTLEEPKQANVTYQKPDKQEEFYA